The Mercenaria mercenaria strain notata chromosome 10, MADL_Memer_1, whole genome shotgun sequence genome contains a region encoding:
- the LOC123559877 gene encoding glutamic acid-rich protein-like: MIDKNVTMKTGIWILVTLAAAFAAEKPGNCPVNSTTIVDVVTQPACVSDVDCMGTAKCCGSVCTQPECDAGDRPAQCLVNPCTYETCLIPGAMCYQDPCADTCEAVWLTEDSDVTYECLELEIEEEYDEGYELDDDDDEDAEADDDDDIDGVEKKMRWKERKARRKAKKQAFLQKLAEKREQKKQAIEDRRAAKIEKWESKGKQGKVERFQEKWANKDETINERLDAKRDKKLAKKQERKEARKEARQEKRQMKKEMSPEELEAFKEEQKAKRTEQKQMKEQMKEERKEKRKKMMEQKKQNKMNMKNEKKANKWSLRKERKQKHEKPGNCPVNQTSNSEVVTQPECVSDFDCMGQAKCCGSVCTHPECDIGDRTMQCFVNPCTSLTCSIPEAMCYQDPCANTCEAAWFTKNGDVTYECLDLETYDEDDEGKMSWKERKARRKAKKQALLQKQADKREQKIQAIEERRAKKIEKWQSKGKHEKVERFQERWGNATVEERLEAKRAKKLAKKQERKEARQEKKQLKKDMSPEELEAFKAEKKANKVEKQQKKKAMKEERKEKRKEMMKQKKENKMNMKNEKKAARQERKQNRKMMRQAQ; encoded by the exons ATGATAGACAAAAACGTGACCATGAAGACTGGAATTTGGATACTTGTTACACTTGCTGCGGCTTTTGCAG CGGAGAAGCCGGGAAACTGTCCTGTTAACTCGACAACTATTGTTGATGTGGTGACACAGCCAGCATGTGTCTCAGACGTCGATTGTATGGGAACAGCTAAATGTTGCGGCTCTGTGTGTACACAACCtg AGTGTGACGCCGGCGACCGTCCTGCACAATGCCTAGTTAACCCGTGCACATACGAAACGTGCTTAATACCAGGAGCTATGTGTTA CCAAGATCCATGCGCCGACACGTGTGAAGCTGTCTGGCTCACTGAAGACAGTGACGTAACATACGAGTGTTTGGAATTAGAGATTGAAGAAGAATATGATGAAGGATATGAActcgatgatgatgatgacgaagATGCTGaggctgatgatgatgatgatatcgATGGAGTTGAAAA GAAAATGCGATGGAAAGAAAGGAAGGCAAGACGGAAGGCTAAAAAGCAAGCTTTTCTTCAGAAGTTAGCAGAGAAAAGAGAGCAAAAGAAACAAGCCATAGAAGACAGACGGGCAGCGAAAATTGAAAAATGGGAAAGCAAAGGGAAACAAGGGAAGGTGGAACGTTTCCAGGAAAAATGGGCAAATAAAGACGAAACAATAAATGAAAGGTTGGACGCCAAAAGAGACAAGAAATTGGCAAAGAAACAAGAAAGAAAGGAAGCGAGAAAAGAAGCGAGACAAGAGAAGAGACAAATGAAGAAAGAGATGTCCCCGGAGGAACTTGAGGCATTTAAAGAGGAGCAAAAGGCAAAAAGAACTGAACAAAAACAGATGAAAGAACAAATGAAAGAAGAGAGAAAGGAGAAGAGGAAAAAAATGATGGAACAGAAAAAGCAAAACAAGATGAATATGAAGAACGAGAAGAAGGCAAATAAATGGAGTTTAAGAAAGGAACGAAAGCAAAAAC ATGAAAAGCCTGGGAACTGTCCAGTAAATCAGACATCTAATAGTGAGGTGGTGACACAGCCAGAGTGTGTCTCAGACTTCGACTGTATGGGACAAGCCAAATGCTGCGGCTCTGTGTGTACACATCCAg AGTGCGACATTGGAGACCGAACGATGCAATGCTTTGTTAACCCGTGTACATCCCTAACGTGCTCAATACCTGAAGCTATGTGTTA CCAGGATCCGTGCGCCAACACGTGTGAAGCTGCCTGGTTCACTAAAAACGGTGACGTCACATACGAATGTTTGGATTTGGAGACTTACGACGAAGATGATGAAGG GAAAATGTCATGGAAAGAAAGAAAGGCAAGACGAAAGGCTAAAAAGCAAGCTCTTCTACAGAAGCAGGCAGACAAAAGAGAGCAAAAGATACAAGCTATAGAAGAGAGACGGgctaagaaaattgaaaaatggcAAAGTAAAGGCAAACATGAAAAAGTCGAACGTTTCCAGGAACGATGGGGAAACGCAACTGTAGAAGAAAGGCTTGAAGCCAAGAGAGCCAAGAAATTAGCAAAGAAACAAGAAAGAAAGGAAGCGAGACAAGAGAAGAAACAATTGAAGAAAGATATGTCACCGGAAGAACTTGAGGCATTTAAAGCAGAGAAAAAAGCAAATAAGGTAGAAAAACAACAGAAGAAGAAAGCAAtgaaagaagaaagaaaggaGAAGAGAAAAGaaatgatgaaacagaaaaaagaaaacaagatgaATATGAAGAATGAGAAAAAGGCAGCAAGACAGGAACGAAAGCAAAACCGTAAGATGATGAGACAAGCACAGTAA